The following proteins are co-located in the Polystyrenella longa genome:
- a CDS encoding sensor domain-containing diguanylate cyclase, which yields MGILTFVSILLGVYFYWTPGLASLFSLTIPVIVIASLSNRTERHTITWLSCVFCLVESMVTAGSNFSTDTFILPLASVFIYHVISYLASEPNLSFRLRKYSENTLPQLNHETNGRHPRNHLKIATHSESILADPNTSGHLLDYPLLLQKLQDIISQVTHELNLEELLPTLETTAKDALDARQCHLFLWDAESWNFCRHHHAGKTVPLPSSRQGMSAWVLTHRQILIKQRIEREPDLANQVYGELEDYDATVPLIAHEEMIGILFIRGGDVTSLNYLRMLHIISNMFALAVKNAQLFYHIEQMARKDGLTGLLNHVTFLQELDLLIADAIKHDYPLTLFMGDIDFFKKFNDTYGHQVGDQVLKEVAGIWKDLAPTDALLGRYGGEEFICALPHTHIQEAFQVAENIRRRIESTPVRFKQKNLQVTISAGVAELHKPASNSHELIYLADEFLYSAKNAGRNQVVIGSGVTHLH from the coding sequence ATGGGGATTCTTACGTTCGTTTCTATCCTATTGGGTGTCTATTTCTACTGGACGCCGGGGCTGGCCTCTCTCTTTTCATTAACGATCCCCGTGATCGTGATCGCTTCTCTGAGTAATCGGACCGAACGACATACAATCACCTGGCTTTCCTGCGTGTTCTGCCTGGTGGAAAGTATGGTCACTGCTGGTTCGAACTTCTCTACGGATACATTTATTCTTCCGCTGGCGTCGGTGTTTATTTATCACGTGATCAGCTATCTGGCGAGCGAACCGAATTTAAGTTTTCGTTTGCGAAAATATTCAGAGAACACGCTACCGCAACTCAATCACGAGACCAACGGGCGTCACCCACGAAATCACTTAAAGATTGCCACGCATTCTGAAAGTATACTGGCCGACCCAAACACCTCGGGACATTTGCTCGACTACCCTCTGCTATTGCAAAAACTGCAGGACATCATCAGCCAGGTAACTCACGAACTCAATTTGGAAGAATTACTTCCTACTCTCGAAACCACAGCTAAAGACGCGCTCGATGCGCGACAGTGCCACCTGTTCCTCTGGGATGCCGAATCCTGGAATTTCTGTCGGCATCATCATGCGGGAAAGACAGTCCCCCTTCCTTCATCTCGACAGGGAATGTCGGCCTGGGTTCTAACTCATCGGCAGATCCTCATCAAACAGCGAATTGAGAGGGAACCAGACCTGGCAAACCAGGTCTATGGTGAACTCGAAGATTACGATGCCACCGTTCCACTGATTGCTCATGAGGAAATGATCGGCATTCTGTTTATTCGTGGCGGCGATGTCACCTCGCTTAACTACCTGCGAATGTTACATATCATTTCGAACATGTTTGCACTCGCCGTAAAAAATGCACAGTTGTTCTACCACATTGAGCAGATGGCGCGAAAAGATGGCCTGACGGGACTGCTCAACCATGTCACCTTCCTGCAGGAACTCGATCTATTGATTGCCGATGCAATCAAACACGATTATCCGTTGACCTTGTTCATGGGTGACATCGACTTCTTCAAGAAATTCAATGACACCTATGGGCACCAGGTCGGTGACCAGGTCCTCAAAGAAGTGGCAGGAATCTGGAAAGATCTTGCACCGACTGATGCTCTATTAGGTCGCTACGGGGGAGAAGAGTTTATCTGTGCGTTGCCCCATACTCACATCCAGGAAGCGTTTCAAGTTGCCGAGAACATTCGACGTCGAATTGAATCAACTCCAGTGCGTTTTAAACAGAAGAATCTGCAAGTCACCATCAGCGCTGGTGTCGCCGAGCTGCATAAACCGGCGTCGAACAGTCACGAGCTGATCTATCTTGCCGACGAATTCCTGTACAGTGCCAAGAACGCCGGACGAAACCAAGTGGTGATCGGTTCGGGCGTGACCCACCTGCACTAA
- the purN gene encoding phosphoribosylglycinamide formyltransferase, with protein MTVQRPLQKTLDRPLRVGVLISGGGTTLLNFLEQKRAGQLDIEVPLVIASRPGITGIARAEKAGIHSEVICRKDFADVSSFSAAIFDRLREAQIDLVTLAGYLSLLEVPDDYRHRVMNIHPALIPAFCGKGYYGHHVHEAVVARGVKVTGCTVHFADNDYDHGPIIVQQTVPVYSTDDPDMVAARVFKAECEAYPEAIRLFASGRLTIESRQVHIDGEES; from the coding sequence ATGACCGTCCAACGACCCCTGCAAAAAACTCTGGACCGTCCCCTGCGAGTGGGGGTATTGATTTCCGGCGGAGGAACGACGCTCCTCAATTTTCTGGAGCAAAAGCGGGCCGGCCAACTGGATATCGAAGTTCCACTGGTGATTGCCAGTCGACCGGGAATTACGGGGATTGCACGGGCAGAAAAAGCGGGTATCCACTCTGAAGTGATCTGCCGAAAAGATTTCGCCGACGTCAGCTCCTTCAGCGCGGCTATATTTGATCGACTCCGCGAGGCTCAGATTGATCTGGTGACTTTGGCCGGTTATCTCTCTCTACTGGAAGTTCCCGATGACTATCGCCACCGAGTTATGAACATCCACCCGGCACTGATTCCTGCATTCTGTGGTAAAGGGTACTACGGGCATCATGTTCATGAGGCGGTGGTAGCTCGAGGGGTCAAGGTGACTGGTTGCACCGTGCATTTCGCCGACAATGATTACGATCATGGACCGATTATCGTCCAGCAAACAGTGCCCGTGTATTCCACGGATGACCCTGATATGGTCGCCGCTCGTGTTTTTAAAGCGGAGTGCGAAGCGTATCCCGAAGCGATTCGTTTATTTGCTTCGGGCCGTTTGACGATTGAGAGCCGTCAAGTGCATATCGACGGCGAAGAAAGCTGA
- a CDS encoding SDR family NAD(P)-dependent oxidoreductase: MLKQYADHWALVTGASSGIGMEFARALAARGMHLVLTARRRDELEALAEELHTRHGTRSLIIPGDLADPDFPQQLISETKRQKIAIELLVNNAGFGMADTIENTDRERVLEMLQVNMSALTNLTYLALPDLLERGHGAVLNVSSISAFQPVAYMPAYSASKAYILHFSEALWAEARSRGVTVMALCPGVTTTNFFEIAGVGGWLKKHRAHAPDYVVRIALKSLDKRRQYVVPGIRNYLLSLASRIASRRTVVQGSMKYFRPRKKKKSDDK, from the coding sequence TTGCTAAAACAGTATGCCGATCACTGGGCTCTAGTGACGGGAGCTTCTTCCGGAATCGGAATGGAGTTTGCGCGGGCTCTCGCTGCGCGCGGCATGCACCTTGTATTAACAGCCCGGCGACGAGATGAGCTCGAAGCACTCGCCGAAGAACTGCACACGCGCCATGGCACTCGTTCGCTGATTATTCCGGGCGATCTGGCCGATCCTGATTTTCCGCAACAATTGATCTCCGAAACGAAGCGTCAGAAGATTGCGATCGAACTGCTCGTGAACAACGCCGGCTTTGGCATGGCGGACACGATTGAAAACACCGACCGCGAACGTGTTCTGGAGATGTTACAGGTGAACATGTCGGCCCTGACCAACCTGACGTACCTTGCCCTACCCGATCTGCTTGAACGAGGACACGGAGCCGTACTGAACGTCTCCTCTATCTCTGCTTTTCAGCCGGTCGCTTATATGCCTGCGTATTCTGCATCGAAGGCCTACATTCTTCACTTCAGTGAAGCACTCTGGGCCGAAGCTCGCTCACGCGGCGTAACCGTGATGGCGCTTTGCCCTGGTGTCACCACCACCAACTTTTTTGAAATCGCTGGTGTCGGTGGATGGCTTAAAAAACATCGAGCACATGCCCCAGATTACGTGGTACGGATCGCCCTCAAATCACTCGATAAGCGGCGACAATATGTCGTTCCAGGTATTCGTAATTACCTGCTTTCACTGGCCTCTCGGATTGCCAGCAGACGAACCGTCGTGCAAGGCTCAATGAAGTACTTCCGTCCCCGCAAGAAGAAGAAATCGGACGATAAGTAA
- the aroB gene encoding 3-dehydroquinate synthase, translating into MSESVLNVQVDLGPRSYEITIGSDRLSQFANAVAGWIPAPTSGVKKVAIVTDRNLAQSHLVPVATSLRSAGWEVCEIVLKPGEASKSFTVMQEMFDQLVDFKADRGTLLVALGGGVVGDAAGFVAATYTRGIPFIQVPTTLLAQVDSSVGGKVAVNHTRAKNLIGAFYQPRGVFVDTATLSTLPVRDYRSGMAEVVKYGMILDAEFFEYLEQHLSELNERDPEVLRYVVSRSCRLKADVVEADEEERTGLRAVLNYGHTFAHAYEALCGYGELMHGEAVSIGMINASRLAERLGMVDAELTKRQIALLSGLSLPVELPEGSDLNSDAILDRMKLDKKVLAGKLRFVLPTRMGHCEMVSDVAEEDVRAVL; encoded by the coding sequence GTGAGCGAATCTGTCTTAAATGTCCAAGTGGATCTGGGACCCCGAAGTTACGAGATTACTATCGGATCCGACCGTCTGAGTCAATTTGCCAATGCCGTCGCCGGTTGGATTCCTGCGCCCACCTCTGGTGTGAAAAAGGTTGCCATCGTTACGGATCGTAATCTGGCTCAGTCTCACTTGGTCCCCGTGGCCACCAGCCTCAGATCAGCTGGTTGGGAAGTCTGCGAAATTGTACTGAAACCGGGAGAAGCATCGAAATCGTTCACGGTCATGCAGGAGATGTTTGACCAACTCGTCGATTTCAAAGCAGATCGAGGTACGCTGTTAGTCGCTCTGGGCGGTGGTGTGGTCGGCGATGCAGCCGGGTTCGTGGCAGCAACTTATACTCGCGGCATTCCCTTCATTCAGGTGCCCACGACTTTGCTCGCTCAGGTTGATAGCTCCGTCGGGGGCAAAGTGGCTGTGAATCATACGCGGGCCAAAAACCTGATCGGTGCCTTCTACCAACCCCGGGGAGTTTTCGTGGACACGGCCACGCTATCAACTTTGCCTGTACGGGATTATCGCAGCGGCATGGCCGAGGTTGTTAAATATGGGATGATTCTGGATGCCGAATTCTTCGAATATCTCGAACAGCATTTATCAGAGTTGAACGAGCGTGATCCCGAAGTCCTTCGGTATGTTGTCTCACGCAGTTGTCGACTGAAGGCGGATGTCGTCGAAGCGGATGAAGAAGAGCGAACCGGCTTACGAGCCGTGCTAAACTATGGACACACCTTCGCCCACGCCTACGAGGCCCTTTGCGGTTACGGCGAATTAATGCATGGGGAAGCGGTCAGTATTGGTATGATCAACGCGAGCCGATTGGCCGAGCGGTTGGGAATGGTGGATGCTGAACTGACGAAACGTCAGATCGCACTGCTGTCCGGTTTGTCCCTGCCAGTGGAGCTTCCTGAAGGTTCCGATCTGAACTCGGATGCGATTCTCGACCGAATGAAACTCGATAAGAAAGTCCTCGCCGGCAAACTGCGTTTCGTCTTACCAACCCGGATGGGACACTGCGAAATGGTTTCCGACGTAGCGGAAGAAGATGTGCGAGCAGTTTTATAG
- a CDS encoding c-type cytochrome — MQRSRPSGLLALVCSFLIPIVSVAAAEVVSPVIPGYERFQNEETRQPEQGGRILLGELNCLSCHKAQQEGLSSFSKQAPILSEVGDRVRAEYLREYLKDPHQSKPGTTMPDVLSDDETDLVEPLVHFLASTGQGPRPGFPSPAMAERGKKLFNEVGCMACHQSPEEDAKELPHAVPFGKIEDKYTISSLSRFLQDPLHVRPSGRMPALNLPEAEADQIASYLLRNVDGIPNLRFAYYEGSWSNLPNFDELEPVEKGVAAEIDFKLSRRKDDFGFRFESNFQIKKEGEYTFFLGSDDGSRLIINGEELIDYDGIHGHGTRSEKLKLASGWHTFQVDYFEKAGFESLDVELEGPELSRRPLASISSIDPDAQQKQQGFEVDAELAAQGKVIFAEQGCADCHELKTDSEFVFSKLISRPFESLGTGRGCLAENPEQTVPNFHLSEQQRTELNEQIEIIGNQPIKALTGESLIVAKMTQFNCYACHERNQIGGPEGERDAFFVSTIPEMGDEGRRPPGLTGVGDKLNTEWLKHVLDSGANERSYMATRMPRFGMSNVGMIVDPLVELDRKTEFEEVETQIADYRLQGEGRHIVGEKGMACIKCHTFGEQRATGIQSVDLLRIPQRIRKDWFHRYLINPQKYRKGTRMPAYFFGGQSMLADRLDGSVPLQVEAMWDYLSLGDEAPIPDGIGTSLIELIADGKPIVYRNFIEGVSPRGIAVGYPENANLAFDADEVDAALIWHGRFIDASKHWTGRGQGFQPPLGDHVLSLVRGIPFAQLEKADTPWPTISARDAGYRFRGYQFDQKSQPIFLYSTDQFQVQDHFRPVSGESDPHFERSLTVTFKKPLERFWFRAALDADIKDLGGNEYQLSNGLKLKLHLPSSSIPRLRKVEDQQELLVPLLIEGEMARLQIDYIW; from the coding sequence ATGCAACGCTCGCGACCATCTGGTCTTCTGGCTCTCGTTTGCTCCTTTTTAATCCCGATCGTCTCGGTAGCCGCTGCGGAAGTCGTTTCGCCAGTGATTCCGGGCTATGAGCGATTCCAGAACGAAGAAACTCGTCAACCGGAACAAGGGGGGCGTATTCTGCTGGGTGAATTGAATTGTCTCTCCTGTCATAAGGCACAGCAGGAAGGTCTAAGCTCATTCTCCAAACAAGCCCCCATCCTGTCTGAAGTCGGCGATCGTGTGCGAGCGGAATATTTGCGTGAGTACCTGAAAGATCCGCATCAATCCAAACCGGGCACCACGATGCCAGATGTCTTGAGCGACGACGAAACCGATCTCGTTGAACCTTTGGTGCATTTTCTCGCCTCCACTGGGCAAGGCCCCCGTCCCGGTTTCCCTAGCCCGGCGATGGCCGAACGGGGTAAGAAACTTTTCAACGAAGTCGGATGTATGGCCTGCCACCAGTCTCCGGAGGAAGATGCCAAAGAACTGCCGCACGCAGTCCCCTTCGGAAAAATTGAAGATAAATACACCATCAGCAGTCTGAGCCGTTTTTTGCAGGATCCATTGCATGTCCGACCCTCAGGACGTATGCCGGCGCTGAATCTCCCGGAAGCGGAAGCCGATCAAATCGCCAGTTATCTGCTTCGAAACGTCGACGGAATTCCCAACCTTCGATTCGCCTACTACGAAGGAAGTTGGTCGAATCTTCCCAACTTCGACGAGTTGGAACCTGTTGAAAAAGGAGTCGCTGCCGAAATCGACTTTAAACTTTCACGAAGAAAAGATGACTTTGGTTTCCGATTTGAATCGAATTTCCAAATCAAGAAAGAAGGCGAATACACCTTCTTTCTTGGTTCGGATGATGGAAGTCGATTGATCATAAACGGAGAAGAATTGATCGACTACGACGGAATTCATGGTCATGGAACACGTTCGGAGAAACTCAAACTGGCTTCCGGTTGGCATACTTTTCAGGTCGACTATTTCGAGAAGGCCGGTTTCGAATCTCTTGACGTCGAATTGGAAGGCCCCGAACTTTCACGACGCCCGCTCGCTTCTATTTCATCTATTGACCCCGATGCTCAGCAAAAACAGCAAGGATTTGAAGTCGATGCCGAACTGGCAGCTCAAGGGAAAGTAATATTCGCGGAGCAAGGATGTGCGGATTGCCACGAATTGAAAACGGATTCGGAATTCGTTTTTAGCAAACTCATTTCACGTCCGTTTGAATCATTGGGAACTGGCCGGGGTTGCCTGGCCGAAAACCCGGAGCAGACAGTTCCCAACTTCCATCTTTCGGAACAGCAACGCACTGAGCTGAACGAACAGATCGAAATAATCGGTAATCAGCCGATCAAAGCGTTGACGGGCGAATCCTTAATCGTCGCTAAGATGACGCAATTCAATTGTTACGCCTGCCACGAACGAAATCAAATCGGCGGTCCGGAGGGAGAACGAGATGCCTTCTTCGTTTCGACCATTCCCGAAATGGGAGACGAAGGACGCCGTCCACCCGGTCTGACAGGTGTCGGTGACAAACTGAATACCGAATGGCTCAAACATGTGCTTGATTCCGGAGCGAACGAACGATCTTACATGGCGACTCGCATGCCCCGGTTTGGAATGTCCAACGTCGGAATGATTGTGGATCCACTCGTTGAGCTCGATCGAAAGACCGAGTTCGAAGAGGTAGAAACTCAAATCGCGGATTATCGATTGCAAGGAGAAGGCCGACATATTGTCGGTGAGAAAGGCATGGCTTGTATAAAATGTCATACCTTCGGTGAACAGCGTGCAACAGGGATTCAGTCGGTTGATCTACTGCGAATTCCTCAGCGAATTCGCAAAGACTGGTTTCATCGATACCTGATCAACCCCCAGAAATACCGCAAAGGGACCCGCATGCCTGCATACTTCTTTGGCGGTCAGTCCATGTTGGCAGATCGTCTGGATGGAAGTGTTCCGCTACAGGTGGAGGCGATGTGGGATTATTTGAGTCTCGGGGACGAGGCTCCCATTCCCGATGGGATTGGGACTTCCCTGATCGAATTGATTGCCGATGGAAAACCGATCGTTTATCGCAACTTCATCGAAGGAGTCAGCCCCCGTGGTATTGCTGTGGGGTACCCGGAAAATGCCAACCTGGCGTTCGATGCTGACGAAGTCGATGCCGCACTCATCTGGCATGGACGGTTCATCGACGCTTCCAAACATTGGACGGGACGCGGGCAGGGTTTTCAGCCACCGCTGGGAGACCACGTGCTATCGCTGGTACGGGGTATACCGTTCGCTCAACTGGAGAAAGCCGACACACCCTGGCCGACAATTTCGGCACGCGATGCAGGCTATCGATTCCGTGGATACCAGTTCGACCAGAAGTCGCAGCCCATTTTCCTATACAGCACAGATCAGTTCCAAGTGCAGGATCATTTCCGACCCGTCTCTGGTGAGTCGGATCCGCATTTCGAACGAAGCCTGACAGTTACCTTTAAGAAACCGTTGGAGCGCTTCTGGTTCCGCGCGGCTCTCGATGCGGACATTAAGGACTTGGGCGGCAATGAGTATCAACTGAGCAATGGACTGAAACTAAAACTGCATCTTCCGTCCAGTTCGATTCCCCGTTTGAGAAAGGTCGAAGATCAACAGGAATTGCTCGTCCCACTCTTGATTGAAGGAGAGATGGCTCGTTTGCAGATTGATTACATCTGGTAA
- a CDS encoding ATP-binding cassette domain-containing protein, giving the protein MSLISLNQVSFAWGGPLLLDNVNLVIERGEKIGLVGRNGAGKSTLMKMLTGEIHPDNGNILHDNNLVVSRLIQEVPVEETGLVRDMVSRGFDIESQSGQHSETEPEDWEKDIAIDTVLSRMRLDGDIPFETLSSGKKRRVLLAQALVREPDVLLLDEPTNHLDIEAITWLEQFLQNYGGTLIFVTHDRQFLQALTTRILELDRGRLFDWTCDYQTFLTRKEEALAVEQKQNELFDKKLAEEEVWIRKGIKARRTRNEGRVRALKSLRQERKQRREKVGNVRMEVAEAEKSGRLVLEAKNISFSYDNEQIIRDFSIVLTREDKVGIIGPNGAGKSTLLKLILGQLQPTTGSIREGTRLEVLYFDQLREQIEEEKTVVENVGEGTDTLLINGRQQHIYGYLQDFLFTPERARRPARFLSGGERNRLLLAKLFKNPSNVMVMDEPTNDLDAETLELLEELVSNYPGTLLLVSHDRAFLNNVVTSTLVFEGDGYVKEYAGGYDDYLFQKSSGQSSPQLVENESSDTPLDIAKPAEKKAKLSFKETRELERLTEEIAELEAKQAELHNTMAAPDFFKQDGPAIATATDKLQQLKEKLEAKYVRWEDLEARA; this is encoded by the coding sequence ATGTCGCTGATCAGTCTAAATCAGGTCTCGTTCGCCTGGGGTGGCCCTCTCTTGCTGGATAACGTCAACCTGGTGATCGAGCGTGGAGAAAAGATCGGTCTGGTCGGTCGCAATGGCGCCGGTAAGTCGACATTAATGAAAATGCTGACCGGCGAAATCCATCCGGACAACGGCAACATTCTTCACGACAACAATCTCGTCGTCTCCCGACTCATACAGGAAGTTCCCGTAGAAGAGACCGGCCTTGTGCGGGACATGGTTAGTCGGGGCTTTGATATCGAATCCCAGAGTGGCCAGCACTCCGAAACGGAACCGGAGGATTGGGAAAAAGACATCGCCATCGACACCGTTCTCTCCCGAATGAGACTGGATGGGGATATTCCTTTTGAAACATTATCGTCCGGTAAAAAAAGACGCGTGCTGCTGGCACAGGCACTCGTTCGCGAACCCGACGTCTTGCTACTCGATGAACCTACAAACCATCTCGACATCGAAGCGATTACCTGGCTGGAGCAATTCCTGCAAAACTATGGGGGAACGCTGATTTTCGTGACCCACGACCGGCAGTTTCTTCAGGCTCTGACGACACGAATTCTCGAACTCGACCGAGGTCGGCTTTTCGACTGGACTTGTGATTACCAGACCTTCTTGACGAGAAAAGAAGAAGCTCTCGCCGTCGAACAAAAACAAAACGAACTGTTTGACAAAAAACTGGCTGAGGAAGAAGTCTGGATCCGTAAGGGAATCAAGGCACGACGAACCCGAAATGAAGGTCGAGTCCGCGCACTTAAGTCGCTGCGACAGGAACGGAAACAACGCCGTGAGAAAGTGGGCAATGTCCGCATGGAAGTTGCCGAGGCCGAGAAATCGGGACGATTGGTACTCGAAGCCAAGAATATCTCTTTCAGCTACGACAACGAACAGATCATTCGCGACTTTTCGATCGTGCTGACCCGCGAAGACAAAGTCGGCATCATCGGTCCGAATGGTGCGGGTAAGTCGACGTTACTCAAGCTTATCCTCGGTCAACTTCAACCAACCACGGGCAGCATTCGAGAAGGAACCCGGCTGGAAGTCCTCTATTTTGATCAGCTGCGAGAACAGATCGAAGAAGAGAAAACTGTCGTCGAAAATGTGGGAGAAGGGACAGATACATTGCTTATTAATGGTCGCCAACAGCACATCTACGGTTACCTGCAAGACTTCCTGTTTACCCCTGAACGAGCTCGGCGCCCGGCTCGATTCCTCTCCGGTGGAGAACGTAATCGGCTCCTGTTGGCAAAGTTGTTTAAGAATCCATCCAATGTGATGGTCATGGACGAACCCACAAACGATCTGGATGCGGAAACGCTGGAACTACTGGAAGAACTCGTCAGCAACTACCCCGGTACCCTTCTGCTGGTAAGCCACGACCGTGCGTTTCTGAACAATGTCGTGACCAGCACCCTGGTCTTTGAGGGGGATGGTTACGTCAAGGAATACGCCGGTGGATATGACGACTACCTCTTTCAGAAATCGTCCGGCCAATCGAGCCCTCAGCTGGTAGAAAACGAGTCTTCGGACACTCCCTTGGACATTGCGAAACCCGCTGAAAAAAAAGCGAAACTGAGTTTCAAAGAGACACGTGAACTGGAAAGGTTGACGGAGGAGATCGCCGAACTTGAAGCGAAGCAGGCCGAGTTGCACAACACGATGGCGGCTCCCGATTTCTTCAAACAGGACGGCCCCGCCATTGCCACTGCAACAGACAAGTTGCAACAACTGAAAGAGAAGTTGGAAGCAAAATACGTCCGTTGGGAAGACTTGGAAGCACGTGCATAG
- a CDS encoding NAD(P)H-hydrate epimerase, with protein MEESIYLTREQVRQVDQTAIVQYQIPGIVLMENAGLNTVRYFETLREPAFQGGRNIVVCVGKGNNGGDGFVIARHLQFAGNAVQVLLFADPEQLSGDALTNYEICQAAEIPMVVFNDQEPEAINFTSVKRHLETADWVVDALLGTGIKGEVREPFASLIPIVNQHSQRILAIDLPSGLDCDRGEPLGATIRAQETVTFVAKKKGFSNPASTAYTGKVTVLPIGISWKQYDEMIASMNAGA; from the coding sequence ATGGAGGAATCGATTTATCTCACTCGAGAGCAGGTTCGACAGGTCGATCAGACCGCAATTGTGCAATATCAGATCCCCGGAATTGTCCTGATGGAAAATGCGGGACTGAATACGGTCCGATATTTCGAGACACTTAGGGAACCCGCTTTCCAAGGGGGTCGCAACATCGTCGTGTGTGTGGGGAAAGGAAACAACGGAGGCGATGGATTCGTTATCGCGCGACACTTACAATTTGCCGGCAATGCCGTGCAAGTACTTCTGTTCGCCGATCCTGAGCAGCTATCGGGAGACGCACTGACGAATTATGAGATCTGTCAGGCTGCGGAAATTCCTATGGTCGTCTTTAACGATCAAGAGCCAGAAGCGATCAACTTCACGAGTGTAAAGCGGCATCTGGAGACTGCCGACTGGGTAGTCGATGCTCTGCTGGGAACGGGAATCAAAGGGGAAGTTCGAGAACCATTCGCTTCACTGATTCCCATCGTTAATCAACATTCTCAACGGATTCTGGCGATCGATCTTCCTTCAGGATTGGACTGTGATCGAGGTGAACCGCTGGGGGCAACTATCCGGGCTCAGGAGACGGTGACCTTTGTGGCGAAAAAGAAAGGGTTCTCCAATCCGGCCAGCACCGCCTATACCGGCAAGGTGACGGTATTGCCGATCGGCATCTCTTGGAAACAGTACGACGAAATGATCGCTTCCATGAATGCTGGAGCATGA
- the trxA gene encoding thioredoxin yields MAGNVLEFSDDKFQSDVMDADQPVLVDFWAPWCGPCKMLAPTIDEVANQYEGRVRVGKMNTDENHVTATQHGISAIPTVILFKGGEVVERFVGVTPKEKFAEKIDSHL; encoded by the coding sequence ATGGCCGGGAATGTTCTGGAATTTTCCGATGACAAATTTCAGTCTGACGTAATGGATGCCGATCAACCGGTGCTGGTTGATTTCTGGGCTCCCTGGTGTGGACCTTGTAAAATGCTGGCTCCGACGATTGATGAAGTCGCCAACCAGTACGAAGGACGCGTTCGCGTCGGCAAAATGAATACCGATGAGAACCACGTTACCGCAACTCAGCACGGAATCAGCGCGATTCCGACTGTCATCCTCTTCAAAGGGGGAGAAGTTGTGGAACGATTCGTAGGAGTGACTCCCAAAGAGAAATTCGCTGAGAAAATCGACAGTCATCTCTAA
- a CDS encoding glycosyltransferase family 4 protein: MSAPSRSRILLCFEYATLNGGEHSLLAVLKQLVAGEFDFIAAAPPHGLLHESLQKLKIPTVPLELCDDEGRKRDQESINQTLKSIIQDSEPALVHGNSLSMGRMLGRIAGETEQPMTAHLRDIVKLSGKAIDDLNQLDRLIAVSQATSDFHQKRGLSEDLMTVLHNGVDCEQFRPRVPSGKLKEELGLPAESFLIGNIGQICLRKGQDIVAEAVCRLIESFPELHLLFVGERHSQKAESREYEQQLHSCFEEAGLSNHVHFLGYRSDIAFILNEIDLLVHTAQQEPLGRVLLEGAAVGCPIVATTAGGTAEILEHQVSGILLPPGDADLLEHVLRDLVPDVRRQSQLGKAARERMLVLFPVEKSAAGLRAIWRQLLYKQS; this comes from the coding sequence ATGTCCGCTCCCTCGCGTTCCCGCATTTTGCTCTGCTTTGAATACGCCACACTCAATGGGGGCGAACATTCCCTGTTGGCTGTATTGAAACAGTTGGTAGCGGGCGAGTTCGACTTTATCGCAGCCGCCCCACCCCATGGCTTATTGCATGAGTCGCTCCAGAAGTTGAAGATCCCAACAGTGCCACTAGAACTTTGCGATGACGAAGGTCGCAAACGGGATCAAGAGTCCATCAACCAGACATTGAAGTCGATCATCCAGGACTCAGAACCGGCACTCGTTCATGGGAACAGCCTGTCAATGGGTCGAATGCTGGGCCGGATTGCGGGCGAAACCGAACAGCCGATGACGGCTCATTTACGCGATATCGTCAAATTAAGTGGCAAGGCAATCGACGACCTGAACCAGTTAGATCGACTGATTGCCGTATCGCAGGCGACGTCCGACTTTCACCAGAAACGGGGACTCTCTGAAGATCTAATGACGGTTCTTCACAATGGCGTCGACTGTGAACAATTTAGGCCCCGTGTGCCCTCGGGAAAATTAAAGGAGGAGCTGGGTCTGCCAGCGGAATCATTCCTCATTGGGAACATCGGTCAAATTTGCCTGCGAAAGGGTCAGGACATCGTCGCCGAGGCCGTTTGTCGACTGATAGAATCTTTCCCTGAACTTCACCTTTTGTTTGTAGGAGAACGGCACTCGCAGAAGGCTGAAAGTCGCGAGTATGAACAACAGTTACATAGTTGTTTTGAAGAAGCGGGACTTTCCAATCATGTTCATTTTCTCGGATATCGGTCGGACATTGCCTTTATTTTGAATGAGATCGACCTATTGGTGCATACGGCACAACAGGAGCCCCTGGGACGCGTGCTGCTGGAAGGCGCAGCAGTTGGCTGCCCGATTGTCGCCACGACGGCAGGAGGAACGGCGGAGATTCTGGAGCATCAGGTTTCCGGTATTTTACTTCCCCCGGGGGACGCCGATCTACTCGAACACGTGCTTCGCGACCTGGTTCCCGACGTGCGACGACAGTCGCAACTGGGCAAGGCTGCCCGAGAGAGAATGCTTGTCCTGTTTCCAGTAGAGAAATCGGCGGCGGGGCTCCGTGCAATCTGGCGGCAATTATTATATAAGCAGTCCTGA